From a single Sulfolobus sp. E5-1-F genomic region:
- a CDS encoding serine protein kinase RIO, translating into MTELPKRTKDEKRHKDEDLFKVVDSTIDYRTYLNLIQIARRLNIEEYLGAISSGKEARIYPAKTFDNKYYAVKIYYTSTAQSKRAIKKYTVGDIRFEDIKITNTKQLINTWAKKEFKNLSRLYEAGTRVPKPILVYENILVMEFIGENGLRAPLLKELSDEEITQELYEDLIEQVKIMTKKAKLVHGDLSEYNVMVYDNKCYIIDVSQAVPIDHEDAITLLRRDLDNINRFFEDKGINIKPTEELIAEFGINGD; encoded by the coding sequence TTGACAGAATTACCTAAGAGAACCAAGGATGAAAAAAGACATAAAGATGAAGATCTTTTTAAAGTGGTAGATTCCACGATAGATTATAGGACTTATCTGAATCTAATTCAAATAGCTAGACGATTAAACATTGAAGAGTATCTGGGAGCAATATCGTCTGGGAAAGAAGCTAGAATATATCCTGCAAAGACTTTTGATAATAAGTATTATGCAGTAAAGATATACTATACATCTACAGCCCAAAGTAAAAGAGCAATTAAGAAGTATACTGTTGGCGATATAAGATTTGAAGACATAAAGATAACCAACACTAAGCAACTTATTAATACTTGGGCAAAAAAAGAATTCAAAAACCTTAGTAGGCTATATGAGGCTGGAACTAGAGTACCAAAACCTATTCTGGTTTATGAAAACATTCTCGTCATGGAATTCATTGGTGAAAATGGCCTAAGAGCTCCCCTTTTAAAGGAATTAAGTGACGAGGAAATTACCCAAGAATTATATGAGGATCTAATTGAACAAGTGAAAATTATGACTAAAAAAGCTAAATTAGTTCACGGAGACTTAAGTGAGTATAATGTTATGGTTTATGATAATAAATGCTATATAATTGATGTAAGTCAAGCAGTTCCCATAGATCACGAGGATGCAATTACATTACTGAGAAGAGATCTCGATAACATAAATAGATTTTTTGAGGATAAAGGAATAAATATAAAGCCAACAGAAGAGTTAATTGCAGAATTTGGAATTAACGGGGATTGA
- a CDS encoding translation initiation factor aIF-1A, with protein MPKKDRAQEAPSKDVPKPEEGQTICVVKKMLGGDHLTVLCMDGKERLARIPGKIRKKMWMREGDVVLVGIWDFQPNRCDILYKYGNDEIKRLVNENIISREVIDQLRG; from the coding sequence TTGCCTAAGAAAGATAGGGCCCAGGAAGCGCCTAGTAAGGATGTTCCAAAGCCCGAAGAGGGACAGACTATATGTGTAGTTAAGAAAATGTTAGGTGGAGATCATTTAACAGTATTGTGTATGGATGGAAAGGAGAGATTAGCAAGAATACCTGGCAAAATAAGGAAGAAAATGTGGATGAGAGAAGGAGATGTAGTGCTTGTTGGTATTTGGGATTTTCAACCTAATCGTTGCGATATATTGTATAAATACGGAAATGATGAAATAAAGAGACTTGTAAACGAGAATATCATAAGTAGAGAAGTAATTGATCAGTTAAGAGGATAG
- a CDS encoding thiolase family protein: MNECIFGMPESVYIVSAVRTPIGKFGGALKNFSAVDLGSIVIKEALRRANVEPSKVDIAIMGNVLRAGHGQDIARQCAIRAGIPYEIDGFSVDMVCSSGMISIITASQMIKSGDADIIVAGGTESMSQAMFAIKSDIRWGVKMLMNRNIELIDTMLYDGLTDPFLLKVMGQEADMVAKAHNISRKELDEVAYQSHQRAHKATVNGYFKSEIVEIKTDAKVINADEGIRADTTLDKLSTLPPAFTNDGLHTAGNSSQISDGASALVLMSEKAVKELKIEPLARILGYSWVGIESWRFTEAPIFAIKKLLSKLDTNINRFDYFENNEAFAVNNVLVNRYLGIPYDRLNVFGGAIALGHPIGTSGARIIVTLLNVLSRMRGTRGIASICHGIGGSTAIAIELLKEMK, from the coding sequence ATAAATGAGTGTATATTTGGTATGCCAGAAAGTGTATATATTGTATCAGCTGTTAGAACGCCTATTGGAAAGTTTGGTGGTGCTTTAAAAAATTTCTCAGCAGTGGATTTGGGTTCAATAGTAATTAAAGAAGCGTTAAGAAGAGCTAATGTAGAACCAAGTAAAGTAGACATTGCAATTATGGGAAACGTGTTGAGAGCTGGGCATGGCCAAGATATAGCTAGACAGTGTGCAATTAGAGCCGGAATTCCATACGAAATAGATGGATTTTCCGTAGATATGGTTTGCTCTTCAGGGATGATAAGTATAATCACTGCTTCACAGATGATCAAATCTGGAGATGCCGACATAATAGTCGCGGGAGGAACAGAAAGTATGAGCCAAGCAATGTTCGCAATAAAATCTGATATTAGATGGGGTGTGAAAATGTTAATGAATAGAAACATTGAGCTTATTGATACTATGCTATATGATGGATTAACTGATCCCTTCTTGCTGAAAGTAATGGGACAAGAGGCGGATATGGTTGCAAAAGCTCATAATATTTCAAGAAAAGAGTTAGATGAAGTCGCTTATCAAAGTCATCAAAGGGCTCATAAGGCTACGGTCAATGGGTACTTTAAGTCAGAAATCGTCGAGATTAAAACTGATGCAAAAGTAATTAACGCTGATGAGGGAATAAGAGCTGACACCACCTTAGATAAGCTTTCTACTTTACCTCCAGCATTTACTAATGATGGTCTACATACCGCTGGGAATTCGTCACAGATATCAGATGGTGCTTCAGCTTTGGTATTAATGAGTGAAAAAGCAGTTAAGGAACTTAAAATAGAACCTTTGGCCCGAATTCTAGGATATAGTTGGGTGGGTATAGAGAGTTGGAGGTTCACTGAGGCACCGATTTTTGCTATTAAAAAATTGTTAAGCAAATTAGATACTAATATAAATCGTTTCGATTATTTTGAGAATAATGAGGCATTTGCTGTAAATAATGTTCTAGTAAATAGGTACCTAGGAATACCTTATGATAGACTTAACGTATTTGGAGGGGCTATAGCGTTAGGCCATCCAATAGGTACAAGCGGTGCAAGGATTATAGTAACGCTTTTAAATGTGCTATCTAGAATGCGCGGAACGAGAGGAATTGCTAGTATTTGCCATGGAATTGGAGGATCAACTGCAATTGCTATCGAGCTCTTGAAAGAGATGAAGTAA
- a CDS encoding tRNA (N(6)-L-threonylcarbamoyladenosine(37)-C(2))-methylthiotransferase, which yields MKSIYVETYGCALNKADTYVMMTLLKSEGYTFVEKPENADIIILNTCAVRLETEERMKQRIKELNTLSKKLVVAGCMSSAEPATVLSIAPNASLIGPQSVERIVDVIKSEERKIILEGERALITPRTFEGKIAIIPVADGCAGNCSFCITKLARRKLRSYPLREIVNAARDAIQAGAKEIELTGQDTAAYGLDLGGSISLVDVVNKVTEIDGDYMIRIGMMTPEQAMRIIDDLIEVMRNPKVFKFIHLPVQSGDDRVLKLMNRKYTIDEYKELVREIRSKIPFVNITTDIIIGHPGEDDEAFNNTLLLMKELRFERIHLAMYSIRPNTRSASMPQVPDSIKKKRIQIANKLYEDIALSIHLDYVGSTCRAITTELGRKGSVIGRLINYIPVVIRSENVELGKWYDVKITEASFYDLRGVTA from the coding sequence ATGAAAAGCATTTACGTTGAGACATATGGATGCGCATTAAATAAAGCAGATACTTACGTAATGATGACACTGCTTAAAAGTGAGGGTTATACTTTTGTAGAGAAACCTGAGAACGCGGATATAATTATACTCAATACCTGCGCTGTGAGACTAGAAACTGAAGAGAGGATGAAACAAAGAATTAAGGAATTAAACACGTTATCAAAAAAATTAGTAGTAGCAGGATGTATGAGTAGCGCAGAACCAGCAACAGTCCTTTCCATAGCTCCAAACGCGTCATTAATAGGTCCGCAATCTGTTGAAAGAATAGTAGATGTAATAAAATCAGAAGAACGTAAAATTATCCTTGAAGGTGAAAGAGCGCTTATAACTCCTAGAACTTTCGAAGGAAAAATAGCGATAATTCCAGTAGCTGATGGATGTGCGGGCAATTGTAGCTTCTGCATAACTAAGCTAGCAAGAAGAAAATTGAGGAGCTATCCATTAAGAGAAATAGTTAATGCTGCAAGGGATGCCATACAAGCTGGTGCTAAAGAAATAGAATTAACTGGTCAAGATACTGCAGCTTATGGGTTAGATTTAGGGGGATCTATAAGTTTAGTTGATGTGGTAAATAAGGTAACGGAAATAGATGGAGACTATATGATAAGGATAGGTATGATGACACCAGAACAAGCTATGAGGATAATAGATGACTTAATAGAAGTTATGAGAAACCCTAAAGTGTTTAAGTTTATACATTTACCAGTCCAAAGTGGAGATGATAGGGTATTAAAGCTAATGAATAGGAAATATACAATAGACGAATATAAGGAGTTGGTTAGAGAAATAAGAAGTAAAATACCATTTGTTAATATAACTACTGATATAATTATAGGTCATCCTGGAGAAGATGACGAGGCGTTTAATAATACCTTATTGCTTATGAAAGAACTAAGGTTTGAGAGAATACACCTAGCAATGTACTCTATAAGGCCAAATACTAGAAGTGCATCAATGCCTCAAGTTCCAGATAGTATAAAGAAAAAGAGAATTCAAATAGCTAACAAACTATATGAGGATATCGCATTGTCTATTCATTTAGATTATGTGGGAAGTACTTGCAGAGCTATTACCACAGAATTGGGTCGTAAAGGATCAGTAATAGGAAGATTAATCAATTACATTCCGGTTGTAATTAGATCTGAAAATGTAGAACTGGGAAAGTGGTACGATGTTAAAATAACCGAAGCATCATTTTATGACCTGCGTGGAGTCACTGCTTAA
- a CDS encoding translation initiation factor IF-2 subunit beta: MLDRLYSKLPEKDRKQGTQTLPNLIILNIGNTTMIRNFSEYCDRIRREDKICMKYLLKELAAPGNIDDKGELIIQGKFSSQVINTLMERFLKAYVECSTCKSLDTILKKEKKSWYIVCLACGAQTPVKPL, encoded by the coding sequence ATGCTTGATAGGCTATACTCAAAATTACCAGAAAAAGATCGTAAGCAAGGTACACAAACATTACCTAATTTGATAATACTTAATATAGGAAATACTACAATGATCAGAAACTTTTCTGAATATTGTGATAGAATTAGAAGAGAAGATAAAATATGTATGAAATACTTACTAAAGGAATTGGCTGCACCTGGTAATATAGACGATAAAGGTGAACTTATAATTCAAGGAAAATTCTCCTCACAAGTAATAAATACCTTAATGGAAAGATTCTTGAAGGCATACGTCGAGTGTAGTACTTGTAAAAGTCTAGACACGATTCTAAAGAAAGAGAAGAAAAGCTGGTATATAGTCTGCCTAGCTTGTGGAGCGCAAACGCCAGTGAAACCATTATGA
- a CDS encoding DUF424 domain-containing protein, giving the protein MKVLLNIIRAQGMTLINICQEELLGKVFRDGEIILDISEKFYGGDSVELDYAFSLIDEATVMSIVGNYVVEEAIKRGLVHKDSVISVAGIKFAQVYNV; this is encoded by the coding sequence ATGAAAGTACTTCTAAATATAATTCGAGCGCAAGGCATGACACTAATAAATATATGTCAAGAGGAATTATTAGGAAAAGTCTTTAGAGATGGAGAAATAATACTTGATATTAGTGAGAAATTTTACGGAGGAGATTCTGTAGAATTAGATTATGCATTTTCATTAATCGATGAGGCTACAGTGATGAGCATTGTGGGGAATTATGTGGTAGAAGAGGCAATAAAGAGAGGACTAGTTCATAAGGACTCTGTAATCAGTGTAGCTGGTATAAAATTTGCCCAAGTTTATAATGTGTGA
- a CDS encoding 60S ribosomal export protein NMD3, with protein sequence MSGKFCVLCGKQNVELLDSLCVDCYIKSKKLIEVPKRISGKYCKICGAQWIKGKWIRTSATSLATVVEDIIVRELGSKIDIDKNVEEFAFDIKSIWKDPSGNSFATIEFRGKVRGKPFSQEAIISLEMERELCDSCFRKKTKYYEAIIQLRSKGKIRIDDKKRAFFESFFSTDIVDNISDIIEGREGVDYYFMSKSVARKLVSMVSSIVDVEVNESYQNEKMKNGKREAKLVISLRI encoded by the coding sequence ATGTCAGGGAAATTCTGTGTATTATGCGGAAAACAAAATGTCGAGCTATTAGACTCACTATGCGTGGATTGTTATATAAAATCTAAAAAATTGATAGAAGTACCTAAAAGAATAAGCGGAAAGTATTGCAAAATCTGTGGTGCACAATGGATTAAAGGTAAATGGATAAGAACTTCAGCAACGTCGCTAGCCACTGTTGTGGAGGATATTATAGTAAGAGAATTGGGGAGTAAGATAGATATTGACAAAAACGTGGAAGAGTTTGCGTTCGATATAAAGAGCATATGGAAGGATCCGAGTGGTAATTCTTTTGCAACTATTGAGTTTAGAGGGAAGGTAAGAGGTAAACCCTTTTCTCAAGAAGCTATAATTAGTTTAGAAATGGAAAGGGAATTATGTGATTCGTGTTTTAGGAAAAAGACAAAATACTATGAGGCTATAATTCAATTAAGAAGTAAAGGTAAAATTAGGATTGACGATAAGAAAAGAGCGTTCTTTGAATCCTTTTTCTCTACAGATATAGTGGATAATATTTCTGATATTATTGAGGGTAGAGAGGGTGTAGATTATTATTTCATGAGTAAAAGTGTAGCAAGAAAGTTAGTATCGATGGTATCTTCTATTGTTGACGTTGAAGTCAATGAGAGTTATCAGAATGAAAAGATGAAAAACGGTAAAAGGGAGGCAAAACTAGTTATTTCATTGAGGATATGA
- the rnhB gene encoding ribonuclease HII → MRIGIDEAGRGALIGPMVVAGVAISNTKLKFLKGIGVKDSKQLTRERREKLFDIITSTVDAFTVVKVFPYEIDNYNLNDLTYDAVSKIILSLSVFNPEIVTVDKVGEEKPVIELIKKLGYKSNVVHKADVLFVEASAASIIAKVIRDNYIEELKQVYGDFGSGYPADPRTIKWLKSFYEKNTNPPPIIRRSWKILRSIAPLYYISKEGRRLW, encoded by the coding sequence ATGAGAATAGGTATAGATGAGGCAGGTCGTGGAGCATTAATAGGTCCAATGGTTGTTGCAGGCGTAGCTATAAGTAATACAAAACTAAAATTCCTTAAAGGTATTGGAGTAAAGGATAGTAAGCAACTAACTAGGGAAAGAAGGGAGAAATTGTTTGATATTATTACCAGTACCGTGGACGCTTTCACAGTAGTTAAAGTATTTCCTTACGAAATAGATAATTACAACTTGAATGATCTAACATATGATGCAGTATCTAAGATTATTTTATCACTTTCGGTTTTTAACCCTGAGATAGTAACAGTTGATAAAGTGGGAGAAGAAAAGCCTGTTATAGAACTTATCAAAAAGTTAGGTTATAAGTCTAATGTAGTTCACAAAGCAGACGTCCTATTTGTCGAAGCAAGCGCAGCAAGTATTATTGCTAAAGTAATAAGAGATAATTATATTGAGGAGTTGAAACAAGTTTACGGTGATTTTGGAAGTGGATATCCGGCTGACCCTAGAACAATAAAGTGGCTTAAGTCCTTTTATGAGAAAAATACAAATCCACCTCCTATTATCAGAAGATCATGGAAAATTTTACGTTCTATTGCTCCATTATATTATATTAGTAAAGAGGGTAGAAGACTATGGTAA
- a CDS encoding TGS domain-containing protein produces MVTNLPAEAKAKWLKVMDAKTPEEKYLALQEFLKEVPKHKGTENLVYWAKRRMAELREEMEVRKSKKSGGFSLFVEKEGAGQAILIGDILLRSLIMRKLTNVKQEFNELPVPGMVKYEDVQIQLVNPPKSIPLTKTIGLIRNADEVIIVVNNKEELSFIRNLLEDNNVLLRRPKGRVIIERTRYGISGIRIVNLGKLVDVDEKTVREYIESFGIKSAIVKIIGEVTLDDIEKSMFEAVSYKPTIVVSKETFDTGELPILTIDQIDRLPKLLFEMLEVIRIYTKEPGEEPTKDPLILKKGSTVLDVARKLHSSLAENFRYARVWGKSVKFQGQKVGPSHILEDKDIVEIHVK; encoded by the coding sequence ATGGTAACGAATTTACCTGCTGAAGCTAAGGCTAAGTGGCTAAAGGTAATGGATGCAAAGACGCCAGAGGAGAAGTATCTAGCCTTGCAAGAATTTCTTAAGGAAGTTCCTAAACACAAGGGAACCGAAAATTTGGTATATTGGGCTAAGAGGCGAATGGCTGAGTTAAGAGAAGAAATGGAGGTAAGAAAGAGTAAGAAAAGCGGAGGTTTTTCATTATTTGTTGAGAAAGAGGGCGCTGGTCAAGCGATTTTGATAGGAGATATACTCCTAAGATCCTTAATAATGAGAAAACTTACCAATGTAAAACAAGAATTCAATGAGTTACCGGTCCCTGGTATGGTTAAATATGAGGATGTTCAAATACAGTTAGTAAATCCACCCAAGAGCATACCACTTACTAAGACAATAGGTCTAATAAGGAATGCTGATGAGGTAATTATTGTTGTAAATAACAAGGAAGAACTCTCCTTTATAAGGAACCTTTTAGAAGATAATAATGTCTTATTGAGAAGACCTAAGGGAAGGGTTATAATAGAGAGAACTAGGTATGGAATTTCTGGAATTAGGATAGTAAATTTAGGTAAACTGGTAGACGTTGATGAAAAAACCGTAAGGGAGTATATAGAGAGTTTTGGGATTAAATCAGCAATAGTGAAGATTATAGGTGAGGTTACCTTAGATGATATAGAGAAATCTATGTTCGAAGCAGTTAGCTACAAGCCTACAATAGTTGTCTCTAAGGAGACGTTCGATACTGGTGAGTTGCCGATATTGACTATCGATCAAATAGATAGGTTACCTAAACTTCTGTTTGAAATGTTAGAGGTGATTAGAATTTACACTAAGGAACCTGGAGAAGAACCAACTAAGGATCCTTTGATACTAAAAAAAGGCTCTACTGTTTTGGACGTAGCAAGGAAACTACATTCATCATTGGCTGAAAATTTTAGATATGCTAGGGTTTGGGGGAAGTCAGTGAAGTTCCAAGGACAAAAAGTAGGACCGTCACATATTCTTGAAGATAAAGACATAGTTGAGATACATGTAAAGTAG
- a CDS encoding type II secretion system F family protein: protein MSIFNSRKNNKQSVNNQGPSKIELLFYNSSIINGLVKSIDMKIKKAGISQDPRLFASRLFLTMILSIAISIILIVFSIRFFELYRLTLLTKYLAGFLTMIIFGIIIPPVIYLLQILQLSQSTENRRIGLDSEAPAFAAVFNVFLRSGLSARYVFDYLSKSTAMQYASQIASYVNKRVKYLGESVESAIVESLNYSPSKIFNEFLITYVTAVRTGAPVLDTMEAMTKDILKNIETLASTAADNLSGIAEGFVIWLSSGFITFFLVLLLQAIFPSLFGSVPFPIMALFAMVMIPLINLLFIWVVDQTQFRFPEKSLKAYKVFYITFPLGLVISFIILYLIKEPIPLLLYLLFLNAGVQQIPLSVLAFTVGLLIAVIPPAIVAVRELREGTGYDVYVVSFLRAVAEGLRAGLNPATVVKNLKDSPEMGKFRDILNTIYAYSLLGVPIKDAFKIASERILDFSSKVSLISLADMIEIGSLTPETVESLAEQVDAQIRIRRNYNAKIKVLLYAPYIGIILALVASILLGNAMFTLISHQSYSLSYGPLSNATIILPKSLYVISISALFNSFLAGLLVGKIGYGKTAAGFVHSAILVVITAILVVISLHISLIPSISPSSTSL from the coding sequence ATGAGCATATTTAATAGTAGGAAAAATAACAAACAGTCTGTAAACAATCAAGGTCCATCTAAAATTGAATTACTATTTTACAATTCTAGTATAATCAATGGCTTAGTTAAAAGCATAGATATGAAGATAAAGAAAGCAGGTATAAGTCAAGATCCTCGTTTATTCGCATCTAGGCTGTTTCTTACTATGATACTTTCGATTGCCATTTCCATAATATTAATAGTGTTTTCTATAAGGTTCTTTGAACTATATAGATTAACATTGCTTACAAAATATTTGGCAGGATTTTTAACAATGATAATATTTGGCATAATAATACCACCTGTTATTTATTTATTGCAAATTCTCCAATTATCACAATCAACCGAAAATAGAAGGATAGGTCTAGATAGTGAAGCCCCAGCATTCGCTGCAGTATTTAATGTTTTCTTAAGATCTGGTCTAAGTGCAAGATATGTTTTCGATTACTTGTCTAAATCTACAGCAATGCAATATGCTAGTCAAATCGCCTCATATGTTAATAAGAGAGTTAAGTACTTAGGAGAGAGTGTAGAAAGCGCAATTGTCGAATCATTAAATTACTCGCCTTCTAAAATATTCAATGAGTTTTTAATAACTTACGTTACTGCTGTAAGAACTGGAGCGCCAGTATTAGATACAATGGAGGCTATGACTAAAGATATCCTTAAGAATATAGAAACTTTAGCGTCTACTGCTGCAGATAACTTGTCCGGAATAGCTGAGGGTTTCGTAATTTGGCTTTCCTCCGGTTTCATAACATTCTTTCTCGTTCTGTTGTTACAAGCAATATTTCCATCTCTCTTTGGTTCAGTCCCATTTCCAATAATGGCGCTTTTCGCAATGGTTATGATACCATTAATAAATCTATTATTTATATGGGTTGTTGATCAGACTCAATTTAGATTTCCAGAGAAGTCATTAAAAGCGTACAAGGTATTTTATATTACATTCCCCTTAGGGTTAGTTATATCATTTATCATACTGTATTTGATAAAGGAACCAATTCCTCTTCTTTTATACCTACTATTCCTAAATGCGGGTGTACAGCAAATACCATTATCTGTATTAGCATTTACAGTAGGTCTATTAATAGCCGTTATACCTCCAGCAATAGTTGCCGTGAGGGAATTAAGGGAAGGTACGGGATATGATGTGTATGTTGTCTCTTTTCTAAGAGCAGTTGCTGAGGGACTTAGAGCTGGGCTCAATCCAGCTACAGTAGTTAAAAACCTAAAGGATTCACCAGAAATGGGAAAGTTTAGAGATATACTGAATACTATTTACGCTTATTCTCTGTTAGGTGTTCCTATAAAGGATGCTTTTAAAATAGCTTCAGAAAGAATATTGGACTTTTCTAGTAAGGTTTCCTTAATTTCATTAGCGGATATGATAGAAATCGGTAGCTTAACTCCAGAAACAGTTGAATCGTTGGCAGAACAAGTTGATGCTCAAATAAGAATAAGGAGAAACTATAATGCTAAAATAAAGGTATTACTATATGCTCCTTATATCGGTATTATTTTGGCATTAGTGGCTTCTATTCTATTAGGTAACGCTATGTTTACTTTAATTTCGCATCAATCATATTCTCTATCTTATGGACCATTGTCAAATGCTACTATAATCTTACCTAAATCCCTCTACGTAATCTCGATTTCTGCACTCTTTAATTCATTTTTGGCCGGATTACTAGTAGGGAAGATAGGTTATGGTAAAACAGCAGCTGGTTTCGTTCACTCAGCAATTTTAGTAGTTATAACTGCTATCTTAGTTGTTATATCATTACATATATCACTAATACCTTCTATATCTCCTTCGTCAACATCTTTATAA
- a CDS encoding type II/IV secretion system ATPase subunit yields the protein MSKVFRSLLPKGKPSVKQLSISELPITLYPVSPFPEEVTTIVADYEVNILNLTPEDVRSNITKNNIELVLPNPHVFITFDERKGIYKYVLLEPPVNETIYNMYNIFIEEVERELLSKTPTLDLAKIIFELNKKRSNLNIIQEKRGDIYVLSTNARVTLYYLLRNMFGYNVLTPLVADKNIEDISVSGLNNPVYVYHRSYEYVPTNIMFSKNMQISPQLNITIDGEELLDQLVLRMLSSTGKSISVAEPIQDGMLPNGDRIAATFRREVSASGSSVVIRRFSERPITILDLINSGTLSPELAAYLWYGMDLRMSIMSIGVTGAGKTTLLNAVLNLVKESMKIVSIEDIPEIRLAHTNWVQLYARPAYAGVGKEISLMDLLKLSLRYRPDIIVVGEIRGQEAYVLFQAISTGHGGATTFHAYNTDSAIKRLMNEPLNIPQEWIPMMNIMMTIRRLPVYIGEKIVLRRRVVAVDEIVSWNDYRRVASWDPKSDAFTINLDSARVLRNRIEEAGLNIDDVKREIERRALFLKLLASSREIIQSEESYKLVKNYIIKYSLKPEEALKEAQAMAKIKSIELKE from the coding sequence ATGAGTAAAGTTTTCAGATCTCTTTTGCCAAAAGGCAAACCTAGCGTTAAGCAATTATCTATCTCAGAGTTACCTATAACACTCTATCCAGTTAGCCCTTTTCCAGAAGAGGTAACTACTATAGTAGCTGACTATGAAGTAAATATACTGAATTTAACTCCAGAGGACGTTAGGTCCAACATAACCAAAAATAATATCGAGTTAGTATTACCAAATCCTCATGTCTTCATTACCTTTGATGAAAGGAAGGGTATATATAAATACGTTTTGTTAGAACCACCAGTTAATGAAACAATTTACAATATGTATAATATATTCATAGAAGAAGTAGAGAGAGAATTACTTTCTAAAACACCCACACTTGACCTTGCAAAAATTATATTTGAGCTTAATAAGAAAAGATCTAATCTTAATATTATTCAAGAGAAAAGAGGAGACATATATGTTTTAAGTACGAACGCAAGAGTTACGTTATATTACCTATTAAGGAACATGTTCGGATACAATGTATTAACTCCATTAGTTGCTGATAAGAACATAGAAGATATTTCTGTTTCTGGTTTGAATAATCCAGTTTATGTATATCATAGAAGTTATGAATACGTTCCAACTAATATTATGTTTAGTAAGAATATGCAAATATCTCCGCAACTTAATATTACGATAGATGGCGAGGAGTTGCTAGATCAATTAGTTCTAAGAATGCTATCATCTACTGGTAAGTCTATTTCAGTCGCTGAACCGATACAAGATGGTATGTTACCGAATGGTGATAGGATTGCTGCAACATTTAGACGTGAAGTATCAGCCAGTGGTTCTTCAGTAGTGATAAGAAGATTTAGTGAAAGGCCTATCACAATTCTAGATTTAATCAATTCCGGCACATTATCTCCAGAGTTAGCTGCATATCTATGGTACGGAATGGATCTGAGAATGAGCATCATGTCGATAGGAGTTACTGGTGCTGGAAAGACCACTTTACTTAATGCAGTTCTGAATCTAGTAAAAGAAAGTATGAAGATTGTCTCCATAGAAGATATTCCGGAAATTAGATTAGCACATACTAATTGGGTCCAATTGTACGCTAGGCCAGCATACGCAGGTGTAGGCAAAGAGATTTCATTGATGGACCTGCTAAAATTATCCCTTAGATATAGGCCAGATATAATAGTAGTAGGTGAGATAAGAGGACAAGAGGCTTACGTACTATTCCAAGCAATATCAACTGGACATGGAGGTGCTACGACATTCCACGCTTATAATACTGACTCTGCAATAAAGAGGCTTATGAATGAGCCCCTTAACATTCCACAAGAGTGGATACCTATGATGAACATAATGATGACAATTAGGAGGTTACCGGTATATATAGGTGAGAAGATAGTTCTAAGGAGACGTGTTGTGGCAGTCGATGAAATAGTCAGTTGGAACGATTATAGAAGGGTCGCGAGTTGGGATCCGAAAAGTGACGCATTTACAATTAATCTTGATTCTGCAAGAGTATTAAGAAATAGAATAGAAGAGGCTGGCCTTAATATAGATGATGTTAAGAGAGAAATTGAGAGGAGAGCATTATTCCTAAAGCTGTTAGCATCTTCCAGAGAGATAATACAGAGTGAAGAGAGCTATAAGCTCGTGAAGAACTATATAATAAAATATAGTTTAAAGCCAGAAGAAGCCTTGAAAGAAGCTCAAGCAATGGCCAAGATAAAATCTATAGAATTAAAAGAATAG